Within Gemmatimonadota bacterium, the genomic segment CGCGGCCCTATCGAGTCCGGGCCGTCCCGGGCGCCGCCCCGGAACGCCTCACGGTACGGCCGGCCGACTCGGTGGCGCCGTTGCGGGCCGATGGGATTACCAGTCGCGATCGCCAATGGCGAGTGGTCTCGGTGCGGGGCGATCTGTTTCTCGCGGCCCTCCCGCAGGGCACCATCCGGCGCCTGACCGAGACCCCCGGCCCTCAGGAGGTCGACCCGTCGTTCGACGCCACTGGGACCCGGGTGTTTTTCCGCCGCGATCAGAATCTGTTCGCCTTCAAGGACTATGGCTTCGTTCGGCCCGACTCCTGGGCCGATGAGTATCGGCGGATTCTGGACCTCTTCGAAAAGACGTTGCCGCGACGATGATCGGGGCTCTCGGGATGGGGACCGTCCGGGAACGGTTCGATCGGGCCCTGGCGCGGCTCGGGCCCGGGCCGGCAACGGCCCTGGTGGCGGTATCCGGGGGGCCCGACTCGATCGCGCTGCTCGACCTGGCGGCGACGGCCGGGCCCGGGTGTGGGTTCACCTGGGTGGTCGCCCACTTCGACCATGGCATCCATCCCGACAGCGCCGACGTCGCCGCCCGCGTGGCCGCCGCAGCGGGGCGCTACGGACTCGAGTACCGGAGCCACCGGACCATCCTCGGCCCGGACGCCACCGAGACGACGGCCCGGCGGGCCCGACTTGCCTGGCTGCACACGGTCGCGGTCGAGACGGGGGCCAAGGGGATTCTGACTGGTCATCATCGAGATGATCAGGTCGAGACCATGGTCATGCGGTTTCTCAACGGCTCAGGTCCTTCGGGGTTAGTCGGGATCCGCCCCCATTGGGGCCGTTGGCTGCGCCCCCTGCTCGAGGTCTCCCGCCAGGAAATTGAGGCCTATTTGGCCGAACGGGGTCTCGCCTCGTGGGTCGATCCCGGGAACGCCGATCAGCGGCACCTCCGAAGCTGGGTCCGCCATGAGCTGCTGCCGCGGATCGAACGGCGAGTGCCCAGGGTCCGAGAAAACCTGATGGCCGCCGCCGGCGTATTCGAGGTCAACCGGCGGGGCTGGGATGACCTGCTCGGGCAGCTTTCGGCCCTTGAATTCCAGACCGAAGTGGACGGCGTGTCCGTTGCTGCTGACCCTCTCAAGGGGTATTCTTCGGCCGTCGTTCGGTCGTTGCTGAAGGCCTTGGGTTTCCGGCTCGACGTCGGGCTCGGCAAGGGCCAGCTTGACCGGCT encodes:
- the tilS gene encoding tRNA lysidine(34) synthetase TilS; this translates as MIGALGMGTVRERFDRALARLGPGPATALVAVSGGPDSIALLDLAATAGPGCGFTWVVAHFDHGIHPDSADVAARVAAAAGRYGLEYRSHRTILGPDATETTARRARLAWLHTVAVETGAKGILTGHHRDDQVETMVMRFLNGSGPSGLVGIRPHWGRWLRPLLEVSRQEIEAYLAERGLASWVDPGNADQRHLRSWVRHELLPRIERRVPRVRENLMAAAGVFEVNRRGWDDLLGQLSALEFQTEVDGVSVAADPLKGYSSAVVRSLLKALGFRLDVGLGKGQLDRLQRLVVKGHTGQMVDLVGGGRGELAFGRLKLSRGLAHRPEYRATISGPDQTAEAGDWRVTSGRSTPPEVMPRDGFTTWVQLGVCLVARPWRAGDRIRPIRGRGSRLVVRCMQDQEVPRSHRLQWPVIEHEGVVVWVPGVCRSDGLLPDPSALAMRIDVSSR